A genome region from Methanococcoides burtonii DSM 6242 includes the following:
- a CDS encoding DUF11 domain-containing protein, with product MHLNRAVLTVIIVFFLMCTTVSAFEFQYEEIWVHQGVFELSDDDKASAGKYTVKLHEIRPEDSEYSATVLFYVDGEFKETFFADADLNNEFLYDENLKVRTLAINETMIALEMYIHEYELVWIPERIINIGVGESYEMNGINIKAVEINDDVASIEVTKDEQSHSDEYITGNHHRYFEEVLIRLTYIDKIGQTITILPYQPGKPALNLEIQDLDMTYFPNEEPVFNILVKNEGTIPARGMTVTSSATNAQIETDSFEIPILDTSNYQITPVILTIPETPTGTDVEISVLVEGYDYKGNNYQTSTNAVTFVEPYIAISKTYDDSQLQEEIDVPEIFFTLLIFNNASIGHEVTVNDPIPPSFLPVDIASTQWNFFIGSGKSKTITYSVIPTAPGNFEILPAFANWYSQGETYSVNSEESGEITVNGTMLEVEKDVSLTDIYTGEEVDITINIRNVGTRDATVSFTENIPTGFEFVSGQRSWEGHIGVGEEEQIVYTMFAKEEATYELPVTKVAFEDESGTKGTFESKPMRLYVYSFGPIDSSKDQGIEYQPLTMKENILFLISSFITILCVLSTIPLIVYLYISRQQSNRRKRTQ from the coding sequence ATGCATTTGAACCGTGCTGTCCTCACAGTTATTATAGTATTTTTTTTAATGTGCACGACAGTTTCTGCCTTTGAATTTCAATATGAAGAGATATGGGTACATCAGGGAGTCTTTGAACTTTCAGATGATGACAAAGCTTCTGCTGGAAAGTACACTGTGAAATTGCATGAGATACGACCAGAAGATAGTGAATATTCCGCAACGGTTCTCTTTTATGTTGACGGGGAATTCAAAGAGACTTTCTTTGCAGATGCTGACTTGAACAATGAGTTCCTCTATGACGAAAACCTCAAGGTCAGAACACTAGCAATAAACGAGACCATGATAGCCCTTGAGATGTACATTCATGAATACGAGCTTGTATGGATACCTGAAAGAATAATTAATATAGGTGTTGGAGAAAGCTATGAAATGAATGGGATCAATATCAAAGCTGTTGAAATTAACGATGATGTTGCATCCATAGAGGTCACAAAGGATGAACAAAGCCATAGTGACGAGTATATTACAGGTAACCACCATCGCTACTTCGAGGAAGTTCTTATTCGATTGACCTACATTGATAAGATAGGACAGACTATCACAATACTACCATACCAGCCTGGTAAGCCAGCACTTAACCTTGAGATACAGGATCTTGACATGACATATTTTCCAAATGAAGAACCTGTCTTTAACATTCTTGTAAAAAATGAGGGAACCATACCAGCCAGAGGGATGACGGTCACATCTTCTGCAACCAATGCACAGATCGAAACTGATAGCTTTGAGATCCCAATATTAGACACTTCAAATTACCAGATTACCCCCGTAATTCTTACGATCCCGGAGACTCCGACTGGAACAGATGTAGAGATCAGTGTTCTAGTTGAAGGCTATGACTACAAAGGGAACAACTACCAGACATCAACAAACGCAGTTACCTTTGTCGAACCGTATATCGCGATCTCAAAAACATATGATGACAGCCAGTTGCAAGAAGAGATAGATGTACCTGAGATATTTTTCACCCTACTGATATTCAACAATGCAAGCATTGGACATGAAGTAACTGTGAATGATCCAATACCTCCCTCATTCCTGCCCGTAGACATAGCTTCTACCCAATGGAATTTCTTTATCGGTTCCGGAAAGTCAAAAACGATAACATACAGTGTTATACCCACGGCTCCTGGTAATTTTGAGATATTACCGGCATTTGCAAACTGGTATTCACAGGGAGAGACTTATAGCGTCAATTCAGAAGAGAGTGGTGAAATCACTGTTAACGGTACAATGCTTGAAGTTGAGAAGGATGTTAGTTTAACTGATATCTATACAGGAGAAGAAGTAGATATCACCATAAATATACGTAATGTTGGCACCAGGGATGCAACCGTATCCTTTACAGAGAACATACCTACAGGATTTGAATTTGTCAGTGGGCAAAGAAGCTGGGAAGGACATATTGGTGTAGGGGAAGAAGAACAGATCGTCTATACGATGTTTGCAAAGGAAGAAGCGACCTATGAACTGCCTGTCACTAAAGTAGCATTTGAAGATGAAAGTGGTACAAAAGGAACATTTGAATCAAAACCGATGAGACTATATGTGTATTCGTTCGGACCAATTGATAGCAGCAAGGATCAGGGAATTGAATACCAACCACTCACAATGAAAGAGAACATATTATTCCTTATATCCTCATTTATCACAATTCTGTGTGTTCTTTCCACAATCCCATTAATTGTATATTTATATATTAGCAGACAACAGTCTAATAGAAGGAAGAGGACACAATGA
- the hisF gene encoding imidazole glycerol phosphate synthase subunit HisF codes for MLTKRIIPCLDVTLDASGGTVVKGVEFVDLKKAGDPVDLAKRYNEQGADELVFLDITASHEGRSTMIDVIERTANEVFIPLTVGGGINSVEDVRQILRAGADKVSVNTAAVKNPEFIREASNIFGSQCIVTAIDCKRNLDVENNQDKTILELEDGTLAWYEVVIYGGREPTGLDTVQWAKKVEELGSGEILLTSMNRDGTYDGFDIPITKKLSEELDIPIIASGGVGNPEHMYKGFVDGKADAGLAASIFHFGEYTVRDVKEALRAKNIPVRL; via the coding sequence ATGCTAACAAAAAGGATAATTCCTTGTCTTGATGTTACGCTTGATGCGTCAGGTGGGACCGTTGTCAAGGGCGTTGAATTCGTTGACCTGAAAAAAGCAGGTGACCCTGTGGACCTTGCAAAGCGCTATAATGAGCAGGGTGCGGATGAGCTTGTTTTCCTTGATATTACCGCATCCCACGAAGGCCGTTCCACAATGATAGATGTCATCGAGCGGACTGCGAATGAGGTATTCATTCCTTTGACGGTCGGGGGAGGCATAAATTCTGTCGAAGATGTCAGGCAGATCCTCCGGGCAGGTGCTGATAAGGTATCTGTCAATACAGCAGCAGTAAAGAACCCGGAATTTATTCGCGAGGCTTCTAATATCTTCGGTTCACAATGTATTGTAACAGCTATCGATTGTAAGCGTAACCTAGATGTCGAGAACAATCAGGACAAGACAATACTTGAACTTGAGGATGGTACTCTTGCATGGTATGAAGTCGTCATCTATGGTGGCAGAGAACCTACCGGACTGGATACTGTCCAGTGGGCGAAGAAGGTGGAAGAGCTCGGTTCAGGCGAGATCCTTCTGACAAGCATGAACCGTGATGGGACCTATGATGGTTTTGATATTCCTATTACAAAGAAGCTCTCTGAAGAGCTTGATATTCCAATAATAGCTTCTGGTGGCGTTGGTAACCCTGAGCACATGTACAAGGGTTTCGTTGACGGTAAAGCCGATGCAGGACTTGCTGCAAGTATCTTCCATTTCGGGGAATATACTGTGCGTGATGTAAAGGAAGCACTTCGGGCAAAGAATATTCCAGTGCGCCTTTAA
- a CDS encoding MazG nucleotide pyrophosphohydrolase domain-containing protein gives MEISEFQKLMYDLYAHNDKRRGGPATTLWLVEEVGELAEAIRRNDMENLREELADCFAWIGALANLYDIDLEKAFLEKYPLVCPTCRKNPCICTD, from the coding sequence ATGGAAATATCCGAATTCCAGAAACTCATGTATGACCTTTATGCCCATAATGACAAACGCAGGGGCGGACCTGCCACGACACTCTGGCTTGTCGAAGAGGTAGGAGAGCTCGCAGAGGCTATTCGAAGGAATGATATGGAAAACCTAAGGGAAGAGCTTGCTGACTGTTTTGCGTGGATAGGTGCATTGGCGAATCTCTATGATATTGATCTTGAAAAAGCATTTCTTGAAAAATATCCGCTTGTATGTCCTACATGCAGGAAGAATCCATGTATCTGTACTGATTGA
- a CDS encoding DUF7490 domain-containing protein, with product MENSQKIVGCTLLLLVMFASVMSAGCLRDFEDSSQLEISNVDISSEKIRSSYVDLNVTTEIKSRFADSNNVSILLKVYDKDTGFLDMERDVFIGFVENGDTVFIPIELTLLKEGGYRMEVQLLEDDQVKRSRRLDISNLDSLVPDVADIGIEIGDVDFIVKGVVDNKVELQADIYLSNEGRALSDDYRVLIKAREMDASLLADKAWTNTGSILPETTKIVSVGLTVPKNYNYIVDVIIWDNDTIIKRGESEIQLSPETVLDKDTVVQKKVIDAEDFERIFVDEVSEESSEEYGMETPGFTILFALASILSAVIIRRRRL from the coding sequence ATGGAAAACTCCCAGAAAATAGTGGGATGTACATTACTATTACTTGTTATGTTCGCATCAGTGATGTCTGCCGGTTGTCTTCGGGACTTTGAGGATAGTAGTCAGCTTGAGATCTCAAACGTGGATATCTCTTCAGAAAAAATAAGAAGTAGCTATGTAGATCTCAATGTTACGACCGAAATTAAGAGTCGATTTGCAGATAGTAATAATGTATCCATTCTTTTGAAAGTGTATGATAAAGATACTGGTTTTCTTGATATGGAACGAGATGTTTTCATAGGGTTTGTAGAAAACGGTGATACGGTATTCATACCTATAGAACTTACACTTTTGAAAGAAGGTGGTTATCGAATGGAAGTACAGCTTCTTGAAGATGATCAGGTGAAAAGGTCTCGTCGCCTGGATATTTCAAATCTGGATTCTTTAGTTCCTGATGTGGCGGATATTGGGATCGAGATCGGAGATGTTGATTTTATTGTAAAGGGTGTCGTTGACAACAAGGTTGAGTTGCAGGCGGACATTTACCTTTCAAATGAAGGAAGAGCCCTGAGTGATGATTACAGGGTGCTCATCAAGGCACGGGAAATGGATGCCAGCCTGCTTGCAGATAAAGCATGGACAAACACAGGTTCTATCCTTCCTGAAACAACAAAGATCGTTTCAGTGGGTCTGACAGTTCCTAAGAACTACAATTACATTGTCGATGTGATCATCTGGGACAATGATACTATTATCAAGCGTGGTGAAAGTGAGATTCAGTTAAGTCCTGAAACAGTTCTTGACAAAGATACAGTTGTTCAGAAAAAAGTGATCGATGCAGAGGACTTTGAAAGGATATTTGTGGATGAAGTTTCCGAGGAGTCTTCTGAGGAATATGGTATGGAAACTCCCGGGTTCACCATATTATTTGCATTGGCTTCGATATTAAGTGCTGTGATCATACGCAGGAGGAGATTATAA
- a CDS encoding DUF3656 domain-containing U32 family peptidase yields the protein MNEKPELLAPAGTWDSFVAAVENGADAVYLGAKALGARAFAGNFTLEEIGEAVDYAHLRGVKVFVTVNTLVKDMQMKKAANMLCFLSECGADAVIVQDLGLLHLAKDIVPDLPIHASTQMTVHNSEGVLFLEELGVKRVVLAREMSIDEIRQVRGKTNIELETFIHGALCISYSGQCLLSSVIGGRSGNRGQCAQPCRKSYELLGYDGAVSTEGPYLLSPKDLNSKDVLPQLIEAGVSSFKIEGRMKRPEYVAGVVGIYRKLIDRYFDDPDAYFVSKDESLALEQLFNRGFTDAYLKGSRVGMMSREQPYSRGLVAGTVVGYNEEDRRIIANLSAKLELGDGIGLEGMEGAGENITQMTINGEQVTSAQAGDVVEISFGRELPEGSMIFRTMDRALMDSLKRTFTSSKPVRKVPVSIKADVVAGSSIVLEMEDGDGNRVSVLSDYVVEVAQKKPTDKEQIEKQLLKLGNSVFEASSIDVNITGEVFIPIKQLNDVRNNAVSLLGAARMEKWHRPGHGKCVLPDVPCEKNSSEKPLLVVSVDTLKRLNAAIEGGADVLYVGGEFFRGRKYIDLEEAVAICKDNGRRVYVNSSRIVSEDDMDAVRELFGLAKKLEVDGVVVSNYGTYHLAMGFGLPVVADSPMNVFNVRSYAAMKKLGAASVVLSPEMSIAQVEEVAECGPVECIVHGRQDVMVSRYCMLGDLLGNKDGCIQVCEEEDFELVDELDYYFPLLVDSDCRMHVLNSKELCLLGNMDIILRAGVAAIRIEARTMDVDLVAKVTHRYRGVLDGKKAGRCKDITDGYTAGHYLRGVV from the coding sequence ATGAACGAAAAACCTGAACTTTTGGCTCCGGCAGGAACCTGGGACTCCTTTGTGGCTGCTGTTGAGAACGGGGCTGATGCTGTCTATCTCGGAGCGAAGGCGCTGGGTGCGAGGGCTTTTGCCGGAAATTTCACTCTTGAAGAGATAGGCGAGGCTGTGGATTATGCTCATCTTCGTGGCGTCAAGGTCTTTGTGACCGTCAATACCCTTGTTAAAGACATGCAGATGAAAAAAGCAGCGAATATGCTGTGCTTCCTTAGTGAATGCGGGGCTGATGCTGTCATTGTTCAGGATTTAGGTCTGCTTCATCTGGCAAAGGATATCGTTCCTGATCTGCCCATACATGCAAGTACACAGATGACCGTTCACAATAGTGAGGGTGTTCTTTTTCTTGAGGAGCTTGGTGTCAAGAGGGTAGTACTTGCAAGGGAGATGTCCATCGATGAGATCAGGCAGGTAAGGGGAAAGACGAACATTGAGCTTGAAACGTTCATTCATGGTGCTCTTTGCATATCCTATTCAGGGCAGTGCCTTTTGAGCAGTGTCATTGGTGGCAGGAGTGGAAACCGTGGGCAATGTGCCCAGCCCTGCAGGAAATCCTATGAGCTGCTGGGGTATGATGGGGCTGTAAGTACAGAAGGACCTTATCTTTTAAGTCCTAAGGACCTGAACAGCAAAGATGTCCTTCCACAACTTATTGAAGCGGGTGTCTCTTCTTTCAAGATAGAAGGGCGGATGAAAAGACCCGAATATGTTGCGGGTGTTGTTGGTATATACAGGAAATTGATCGATCGTTATTTTGATGATCCTGATGCGTATTTTGTTTCAAAGGACGAAAGCCTTGCTCTCGAACAGTTGTTCAACAGGGGATTCACGGATGCTTATTTGAAAGGTTCCAGGGTCGGGATGATGAGCCGGGAACAGCCATACAGTAGAGGACTGGTTGCAGGTACTGTTGTAGGTTACAATGAAGAAGATAGGCGTATAATTGCGAACCTTTCCGCAAAGCTGGAGCTTGGCGATGGTATTGGTCTCGAGGGGATGGAAGGTGCAGGAGAGAACATCACTCAAATGACCATTAACGGGGAGCAGGTAACTTCGGCTCAGGCGGGGGATGTTGTAGAGATATCATTTGGAAGGGAACTTCCGGAAGGCTCGATGATCTTCAGGACAATGGACCGGGCTTTGATGGACTCTCTCAAACGTACGTTCACATCATCAAAACCTGTCAGGAAGGTTCCAGTATCTATTAAAGCAGATGTAGTGGCAGGCTCAAGCATTGTCCTTGAAATGGAAGATGGGGATGGCAACCGTGTTTCTGTTCTATCGGATTATGTGGTCGAGGTCGCACAAAAAAAACCTACTGATAAAGAGCAGATCGAAAAACAGCTTTTAAAACTGGGTAATTCCGTTTTCGAGGCTTCCTCGATCGATGTGAACATTACCGGTGAGGTGTTCATTCCCATAAAACAGCTCAATGATGTGAGGAACAATGCGGTTTCCCTTCTGGGCGCTGCAAGGATGGAGAAATGGCATCGTCCAGGGCATGGCAAATGTGTTTTGCCTGATGTGCCCTGTGAGAAGAATAGCTCTGAAAAACCGTTGCTCGTTGTCAGTGTTGACACTCTCAAGAGGCTGAATGCAGCTATTGAGGGCGGTGCTGATGTCCTTTATGTCGGAGGGGAATTCTTCAGGGGACGTAAGTATATCGATCTGGAAGAGGCAGTTGCTATCTGCAAGGACAATGGTCGTAGGGTCTATGTGAACAGTTCCAGGATAGTGTCGGAAGACGATATGGATGCTGTGAGGGAATTGTTCGGACTGGCAAAGAAGCTTGAAGTTGATGGCGTTGTCGTTTCCAATTACGGTACCTATCATCTTGCCATGGGCTTTGGTCTTCCTGTAGTTGCGGACAGTCCTATGAATGTCTTTAATGTCCGTTCCTATGCTGCCATGAAAAAGCTTGGAGCTGCTTCGGTGGTTCTGTCTCCCGAAATGTCGATCGCACAGGTGGAAGAGGTCGCAGAATGCGGACCTGTGGAATGTATCGTACATGGTCGCCAGGATGTCATGGTTTCACGCTATTGTATGCTTGGTGACCTTTTAGGGAATAAGGATGGATGCATTCAGGTTTGTGAAGAAGAGGATTTCGAACTGGTCGATGAGCTGGATTATTATTTCCCTTTGCTGGTGGATTCGGATTGCAGGATGCATGTGCTTAACTCCAAGGAGCTTTGTCTGCTTGGGAACATGGATATCATCCTTCGGGCAGGCGTTGCAGCCATAAGAATCGAGGCAAGGACAATGGATGTGGATCTGGTGGCGAAAGTAACTCACCGTTATCGTGGAGTTCTGGATGGTAAAAAGGCCGGCCGCTGTAAGGATATCACAGATGGCTATACTGCAGGGCATTATCTGCGAGGTGTGGTATGA
- a CDS encoding nucleoside 2-deoxyribosyltransferase, producing MKVFLSGSIRGGRQMLPTYQFICRFLRNKGHEVLSWHVADSEVEGKESLLTETQIYERDMSFLQDSECMIAEVSMPSIGVGYEVCSAIKKGIPVMCVHMPDSNVSAMLLGNTYADISVRLWG from the coding sequence ATGAAGGTATTTCTGTCCGGCTCGATCCGTGGGGGGCGGCAGATGCTTCCCACTTACCAGTTCATTTGCAGGTTCCTGAGGAATAAGGGCCATGAAGTATTGAGCTGGCATGTTGCGGACAGCGAGGTCGAAGGCAAGGAATCCCTTCTGACGGAGACTCAGATATATGAAAGGGATATGTCCTTTTTGCAGGACAGCGAATGCATGATCGCAGAGGTCAGTATGCCTTCCATTGGTGTTGGTTATGAGGTATGTTCCGCGATCAAAAAAGGCATTCCTGTAATGTGTGTACACATGCCGGATTCCAATGTTTCTGCAATGTTGCTCGGGAATACGTATGCTGATATCTCTGTAAGGTTATGGGGATAG
- a CDS encoding pro-sigmaK processing inhibitor BofA family protein, which produces MELIIVLVAIIAAFILYKVLKSIKNMVVNTVLGIVILLVAKFVLGINIAFTWVTILVCALAGVVGALLLVLLAYLGITF; this is translated from the coding sequence ATGGAACTGATAATAGTACTGGTTGCAATAATTGCGGCCTTTATATTGTACAAAGTGCTTAAAAGCATCAAGAATATGGTTGTAAACACGGTGCTTGGCATCGTTATCCTTCTTGTGGCAAAGTTCGTTTTGGGGATAAACATCGCATTCACCTGGGTAACTATACTTGTTTGTGCACTGGCAGGAGTTGTCGGCGCCTTGCTTTTAGTGCTTTTAGCTTATCTTGGTATCACTTTCTGA
- a CDS encoding class I SAM-dependent methyltransferase codes for MTEGRTTISHFTAWEDEYSHVKWGGAAPIDAIRSRIPEKGRILDAGSGNGRHLLPLSNYYNCIGIDVSTKALTASKEYLAKRDREAHHSTASITDLPFQNNSFDAIVCFGVLQHLLRKERETAACEFERILKPGGMIFLEVFGINDMRYGGEEVEEHTFVRQSGIIYHYFTKEELKSLFCGFTTNDINDVITKKIFKGESYTRHMVNGIIQKVSESDTKIS; via the coding sequence ATGACAGAAGGTAGAACGACCATATCTCATTTCACAGCATGGGAGGACGAATACTCCCATGTGAAATGGGGCGGAGCAGCACCCATAGATGCAATACGCTCACGAATACCTGAAAAGGGTCGCATCCTTGATGCCGGTTCAGGAAATGGTCGCCACCTTCTACCCTTATCTAATTATTACAATTGTATTGGGATCGATGTATCCACAAAGGCATTGACAGCTTCAAAAGAGTATCTTGCAAAAAGGGATAGAGAAGCACACCACTCCACAGCCTCGATCACCGACCTTCCGTTCCAGAACAACAGTTTTGATGCCATTGTCTGTTTTGGGGTGCTGCAGCACCTTCTCAGAAAAGAAAGAGAAACAGCGGCCTGCGAATTTGAACGTATCTTAAAGCCCGGAGGCATGATATTCCTTGAGGTCTTCGGCATAAACGACATGAGATATGGCGGAGAAGAGGTCGAAGAACACACATTTGTTCGCCAGAGCGGGATAATCTATCACTATTTTACAAAGGAAGAACTGAAAAGCCTTTTCTGTGGATTCACCACGAACGACATCAATGATGTGATAACAAAAAAAATATTCAAAGGCGAGTCCTATACCCGCCACATGGTCAACGGCATCATTCAAAAGGTATCAGAAAGTGATACCAAGATAAGCTAA
- the lysS gene encoding lysine--tRNA ligase — MTEITHWADVIAEEAAKNGNKHLVSTGITPSGHIHIGNMREVVTADAAYRAMNDAGLESEFIYIADNFDPLRKVYPFLPESYAEHVGKPISEIPCPCGECKSYAEHFLTPFLEGLEKLGIHPKVYRADELYKSGRFVEAIKAALIKRDDIAKILKEVSGKDVLPEWSPFNPICQECKKINTATVTGFDADAETVDYECSCGHSGTVSMIGGGKLTWRVDWPAKWKMLNVTVEPFGKDHASRGGSYDTGKRIVREIFDHEPPQPIVYEWIMLGQKGAMSSSSGVVVSISDMLKVVPPEVLRYLIMRTKPEKHIKFDPAQPLLTLVDEYERLNSNTEIEGLNKRVLELSHAKGICHTDIPFKHMTTIAQVAHGDFDKIMKIIGRAGYDTTNEKCIRELVNNVANWLEMYAPPFAKFSVKDELPEETASLTDEQKAFLGAVSEIIGDSGELTGEDYHNLVYSSKEAGSQLNNKIAAKLGVDDVEINPKDMFKAIYTSVLGQQSGPKAGWFLSSIDQDFLAKRFSEAALYRP; from the coding sequence ATGACTGAAATTACACACTGGGCAGATGTTATTGCTGAAGAAGCAGCAAAAAATGGCAATAAACATCTGGTATCCACCGGAATTACCCCCTCCGGTCACATCCATATAGGGAATATGAGAGAGGTCGTAACAGCTGATGCAGCTTACAGGGCAATGAACGATGCAGGACTCGAATCCGAGTTCATATACATTGCAGATAATTTCGACCCTCTCCGTAAGGTCTACCCGTTCCTCCCTGAAAGCTATGCAGAACATGTGGGAAAACCTATTTCCGAGATCCCATGTCCATGCGGAGAATGTAAGAGCTACGCAGAGCACTTCCTCACACCTTTCCTTGAAGGTCTTGAGAAACTGGGAATACACCCTAAGGTATATCGTGCAGATGAGCTTTACAAGAGCGGAAGGTTTGTTGAAGCTATCAAGGCAGCCCTCATAAAAAGAGATGATATCGCAAAGATCCTGAAAGAAGTATCAGGAAAGGATGTCCTTCCTGAGTGGAGCCCTTTCAATCCTATATGCCAGGAATGTAAGAAGATCAATACCGCAACGGTCACCGGATTTGATGCAGATGCAGAAACCGTTGACTACGAATGTTCCTGCGGACACTCCGGCACGGTCTCAATGATAGGCGGCGGAAAGCTCACATGGCGTGTGGACTGGCCTGCAAAATGGAAGATGCTGAATGTAACAGTCGAACCCTTCGGAAAGGACCATGCTTCAAGAGGCGGTTCATACGATACAGGAAAGAGGATAGTGAGGGAGATATTCGACCACGAACCACCTCAGCCTATAGTCTATGAATGGATCATGCTCGGACAGAAGGGAGCAATGTCATCATCAAGCGGTGTTGTTGTATCGATCTCCGACATGCTCAAAGTAGTGCCACCGGAAGTATTGCGTTACCTTATCATGCGTACAAAGCCTGAAAAACACATCAAGTTCGACCCTGCACAGCCATTGCTGACACTTGTGGATGAATATGAACGCCTCAACTCCAACACTGAGATCGAAGGCCTTAACAAGCGCGTACTGGAACTATCCCACGCAAAGGGCATCTGCCACACCGATATACCGTTCAAGCATATGACCACCATTGCCCAGGTCGCGCATGGTGACTTCGACAAGATCATGAAGATCATTGGACGTGCCGGCTACGACACCACCAACGAGAAGTGTATAAGGGAACTTGTGAACAATGTCGCTAACTGGCTCGAGATGTACGCACCACCATTTGCAAAGTTCAGCGTGAAGGACGAACTGCCTGAAGAGACAGCAAGCCTCACAGATGAACAGAAAGCATTCCTCGGTGCAGTCTCGGAGATCATAGGGGACAGTGGAGAACTGACAGGCGAAGATTATCATAACCTCGTTTATTCTTCAAAGGAAGCAGGTTCGCAGCTGAACAATAAGATAGCTGCAAAACTGGGCGTTGATGATGTGGAGATAAATCCCAAAGATATGTTCAAAGCCATCTATACATCAGTACTTGGCCAGCAGTCGGGTCCAAAAGCCGGATGGTTCCTTTCATCCATCGACCAGGACTTCCTTGCAAAGCGCTTCAGTGAAGCAGCCTTGTACCGACCCTGA
- a CDS encoding Swt1 family HEPN domain-containing protein, which yields MENSELLGTKLRCLYSAIASLKDTINIANIADSSLLGEHIPHNLRDWGNKDFQYDSDINQFLRDAYENDPESIADFINYLIDSLPRHIICRRHDSINCALYNEKYYDYNNLNVVCPTCNQFLENNILRKLTKCANELGYYKSEEGFFEFKLSQGLSVEHIVSKIQEDTTVTKNLEAIVPSDLIEKSKEMAEVYTLVYCIENSLRLFIDKRFKEEHGENYLDKIAIVRGLSDKLKNRKADEEKHKWLSLRGGNDLFYFDLEDFSRLIERNWSVFEKDFPELHWITAKITEIAKCRNLIAHNSYVGHDEKVLLSLYYKQILKQISIN from the coding sequence TTGGAAAATAGTGAATTGTTGGGAACGAAACTCAGATGTCTGTATTCAGCTATTGCTTCTCTTAAGGATACGATTAATATTGCAAATATTGCAGATTCTTCCCTACTAGGAGAACATATACCCCACAATTTAAGAGACTGGGGGAATAAAGATTTTCAATATGACTCTGATATCAATCAATTTTTAAGGGATGCTTATGAAAACGATCCAGAGTCCATAGCGGACTTCATTAATTATTTAATTGACAGCTTACCAAGGCATATAATTTGTAGAAGACATGATTCAATTAATTGTGCACTATACAATGAAAAATATTACGATTATAATAATTTAAATGTAGTTTGCCCAACATGCAATCAATTCTTAGAAAACAACATACTCCGAAAGCTAACAAAGTGTGCGAATGAGTTAGGCTACTACAAATCAGAAGAGGGATTTTTCGAATTCAAATTGAGCCAAGGTTTATCTGTGGAACATATAGTATCAAAAATTCAAGAAGACACCACAGTAACTAAAAACTTAGAGGCGATTGTTCCAAGCGATTTAATTGAAAAAAGCAAAGAAATGGCAGAAGTTTATACTTTAGTTTATTGTATAGAGAATAGTTTAAGATTATTTATTGACAAGCGTTTCAAAGAAGAACATGGAGAGAACTATTTAGACAAAATTGCAATTGTGAGAGGTCTCTCAGACAAACTGAAAAATAGAAAAGCAGACGAAGAAAAACACAAGTGGTTATCTTTGAGAGGGGGAAATGATTTGTTTTATTTTGACCTTGAAGATTTTAGTCGGCTCATCGAACGTAATTGGTCAGTCTTCGAAAAGGATTTCCCTGAGCTTCATTGGATCACAGCTAAAATTACTGAAATTGCTAAATGTCGAAATCTAATTGCTCATAATAGTTATGTAGGTCATGATGAAAAAGTATTGTTGTCACTATACTATAAGCAAATACTAAAACAGATTTCTATTAATTAA